The window ttccttctgtaactTTAATTTCAGTCACCTGATCATGTGAGCAATCTCCCAGTTGGTCTCTGCAGAGAGTGGTCCCTCTATTTCAACACCTTTTTCGGTGACTGTGGCAATTTGAAACTGAAAGAAAGCAGAACTCCCAATGAACATGCCCACCCCACATGAAGTCCCTGAGGCCTGCTCAAAGGTCAAGGAGAGGATCTTCCCCTAATCTGAAAATAGGAAATTCTGCAATCTGTTCTTCAAAAGCAAAGACCCAGGTACTGAAACTATGGAGAGCTCGCTAGTTAAGAGTCCTATCCTCTATTATTCATGTCCTTCCTCACCCGGTTATAGGAGCGGGCATCTCGATAATAAAGCACTCGCATGCAGCGTTCCACTAGCTCTCGGGCCTCAGTCTGACTCAGGACTGGCTGCTTCTCCAGAACTTCTCGCAGCAGAGGCTAGGGAAATGGGAAGAACATGAGAGATTACCAGAGGTTGAATACCCATCTGTCCCAAATTCACAAAGTAAAAAGCAGCATAAAATGACATTCTGCCTACTGCCTCACCAGAATGAATTCTACTTACTTGTGCTAACACCAACCTGAAGGGTAAATTGTAGGGCATTTCTCTCTGCACATGTCTACTGAATCTGACACACCACTTTATCAACAGAATGTAAGTGCCAACACATACAGCTTTCAGACTACAAAGAAAACTATCTGCCAGCAGGAGGGATCTTAGTCTATCCTCACGTTGGAATTTTAAGAGAAGAACCAAGGAGAGGAgcccccactgcctcccccacACCTCTCCCGCACGTACCTGAGCCAAGTATGCACCATAACCAGTGGCCAGCGAAGGGGCTTCATAAGCTACACCAAGCATGTCCACATAACCGAGGAAGCTAACAGGACACAATAGGTCAAAGAACTAATTTCATTTTAGGTTTTCTTGGGTATCTTAGCTGAAGGATGGGGCCATGGGGTCTGAGAAGTGACATTCTCTTAGGGAGAAGAGACAAGACACTACATAGACACTAGAGGTTAGATAGTCGGGGAAATTAAGTTATTTCAAGTCAACCTCTCTCCATCAGCGTAGCCTCCAATGACCATGGTGTTCCACAGGGGGTTCATCTTGGAGCGACGGCTGTACATGGCCCTGGTCAGCCATGAATGAATAGCTCTAGGGCTATAGCTGTGTCCATCTCCCAACAGCTCCTCATCAATCCTTAAAAGGAATAAGTCatgagaaaaatggagagaatggAAGTCGGGAATTCCATCCACCCTCACCCCAAAGAATTTACCACAATCTTCCTCATTTTACACTGCCTAACGCCAAAAACTATGTGCTGCAAACACTATCATCTTCCACCCTCAGCAATTCTCCTGTCCTCGGCTACAGCCTCAAATTCCCCCACCCCAGAACTTCTAAGGggatattaaaaaacaatacagTGAATTCCTCTCCCCACTTGGGATCTACTCCCTAATCTCCAGATAACTTACACCATCTGGCCGAGAACTTGCTTCAAATACTGGAAATCTGCATAGTCTCCGGAAGCACCCAGCATGGTGCTGTCGTTGACTCGCATAATGCGAGAGATGTTGCGGAAACGAGCCAAGGAGCCATAGGAGCCCAGCATGTCTGCTGCAATCACCACTCCACCCTCGAATTTGACACCCAAGACCGAGGTCCCGGTCACCATAGGGTTcctagacagagggagggagatgagGAGAGGCACGGGAGAAGGGCCTGAGCCCTCTTCCGCGCAGTGGTTCCGCTTCTGATTTTCCATCTCCCCTTCCATTCTCCGGGACTCCGCGCCGTGGTCCCCGCCGTTCGCGGGCCTTGGGGCGCCTTCCCCGGCTGCCTCCGAACCGTCCGGCTCGACCAGGCCTCAGCGTCCCGCCTCCGGCGCAGGCTCGGACGCCAAGAACTTACTGCGTGCGCGTAACCGAACCCCCGTAAGGAGAAAACGCCGGCTCCACGGAGGCAACGGAACTAGGCGGGATGTGGTAAAACTGCCCCGGGGCCGGACCACCGGCCCAAAGTCTGGACCGCGACTCCAGAAACGCTTCCATCTTAGTCACGGTGGCTGAAGAAATGACGGCGCTTGCGCCAACGGAAGCGGAAGTGAGCCTTGGGGTCCACAACTTCTTCCTGCCAGCTGTTCCCAGCAGCCATGTTGATGAGGTTACGGCTGGCGGTATGGTCCTCGTAGTCCGCCGCACAGACCCAGACAGCTGGAATTGCCTGACGTCGCGGCATAGTGCCTCATCGCATCAGAGCCTGAACTAGATCAGAGTGCTCTGAACGCACAGATTCAATGAAGGGGAGATTGGTTGGGAGGTAGGTATGGCGAGACACTGAGGAGGCAGAAATTCTCGTGTTCTGCTTTGGATCTTGATcaaaagtcccccccccccccccccaagaaactAGCAGTCAGCTGGGATCTCTTACATCTGTACTCCTCAAAACAGCCTTGTAAAAGGCATTATCCGACCCATTTTATAAGTAAGTCTTGTGGCGTAGTGACTTGCCTGGCCACACTGCAAGTAAAGGTAGATCTGAGTCCTCAAGCGCAGAATAAGAAAAGGATTCATCCAGGTGTGCGTACCCTGGGGTGTATGAAGTCGCAGGTGGAGCACTCACTCACTCTATGGGATTGGACAGATGTCTGCAAGTTTCCGTACAGTCAAATGCTTTTGCCCCCCTCTTAAGCAGCGGAAAAACTCCATGGACCGTGGGCTTGAAACGAAATTCCAGGAGTTCCCTTCCCAGTGTGGTTCTGTATCAGGAGGTGGAAGCAGTGTCTACAATCAGACTGGTGAATACGAAGCCACTACTTTGCCACGTCTCCCCGcacaacttgaatttaaattttttactcagaggaaaaccaaatcaaattttgtttttaaaattccttaagtgggggctcagtctgttgagtctgggactctagattttggctgaTCTCACCGTGCTGAGACCCAGTCCCGCTTGGGCTCTGAGCTCTCttctcagggggagtctgctgctctccctccctctacccttccccctgcttgtgatctctctctctttcaaataaataaataaatccttaaaaatgaaataaaattctgagtTAATTTGAACCAAAGCAATGCATGAAAgtttaattatgtaaaaaaaatattttactaggTCATGAAACCCTGGAAAAAGGAAGGTTCAAGATCTTGTGTTAGAGGCACCCAACTGACACCCTTtgtatcacctttttttttttttttttttaagattttacttatttatgagagagagagagaggcagagtcacaggcagagggagaagcaggctccatgcaccgggagcccgacgtgggattcgatcctgggtctccaggatcgcgccctggaccaaaggcaggcgctaaaccactgcgccacccagggatccctattttatttctttttaaaagattttatttatttattcatgagagacacagagagagaggcagagacacaagcagagggagaagcaggctccatgcagggaacctgcgctgggactcaatcctgggactccaggatcacgccctgggcggaaggtggcgctaaaccactggaccacttgggctgcccagaaaatcttttttaaatgtgcctAATTTTCTATGGTTGgctgtttctttgaatttaattAACATTGTGTTCCCACCAAAGTtaaagttgttggtttttttttaaagattttacttatttattcatgagagacacacacagagagaggcagagacataggctgaggaagaagcaggctccatgcaggaagcccgatgtgggacttgatctcaggactccaggatcacaccctgagccgaaggcagatgctcaaccgctgagccacccaggcatccccaaagttAAAGTTTTTAGGTCAGCAATCCCCAGGATGGTTTTGAAACATGTCGGGATATCCTTGGGTATAGGGGATATCCTGAAattctcagaaaagaaataaaactagacTAAATTGGAAAATAATAACCACCATCACCCCACcaacattttcattactttttaggACAATGGAATTTGAACCTTCAAATCCAAGAGTTAAGGATCATTTCCTGACCTGTTCAGGGCCTGGCCCCAGGGAGTataacagaaagaagagaaagaaagcatatcCAGCTTGTCTGTGGCTGCAGTACTCTGTGAGTCTTCCCTGAGGATTTTTGTGATTTTCCGTCTTCAATAGTTCATTTCTACAGTATCTCTCTTACAGCATGTGTTACATTTGTCCAAAGACTCTTCCACCAAACTAAAAGTCTCACAAAGGCAGTAACTGAGATTGTCCTTCAACAAGTGTCCTCTGAtgcacagaaatttttaattttgatgtagcccTATTTATCAATTTCATCTTTTGTTGCCCatacttttgatgtcatatccagGAAATATTACCAAATACAAtgtcatgggcagccccggtggcgcagcggtttagcgccgccagcagcccagggcatgatcctggagacctgggatcgagtcccaagtagGGCTCTctacatggtgcctgcttctccctctgcctgtgtctctgcctctctctctagctgtgtccctatgaataaataaataaaatctttaaaaaaatacaatgtcatgaagctttctgctgttttttttttctttttaaatatttttcttaaaatatttatttattttaggagatggagagagagacagcagggaaaggggaacaaggagagagagagaatttcaagcagactccctgctgagcacagagcctgacataggactcctccatcccacaaccctgagatcataacctgagccgaaatcaagagttggatgcttaactgactgagccacccaagtgcccgtAGTTTTAATTCATATTGAgatttcttatctattttttaaagattttatttttatattatttttattttatttttaagattttatttatttattcatgagagacatagagacatagagaggcagagacacagacagagggagaagcaggctccatgcagggagtctgatgtgcaactcgatcccaggactccaggatcatgccctgggctgaagggaggcactcagGAATCCCTtgaagctgagccacccaggtatccctaaagattttatttttaataatctctacacctaatgtggggctcaaactcacaccccccaagatcaagagtcacatgctcaatcagct of the Vulpes lagopus strain Blue_001 chromosome 5, ASM1834538v1, whole genome shotgun sequence genome contains:
- the PSMB4 gene encoding proteasome subunit beta type-4; the encoded protein is MEAFLESRSRLWAGGPAPGQFYHIPPSSVASVEPAFSPYGGSVTRTQNPMVTGTSVLGVKFEGGVVIAADMLGSYGSLARFRNISRIMRVNDSTMLGASGDYADFQYLKQVLGQMVIDEELLGDGHSYSPRAIHSWLTRAMYSRRSKMNPLWNTMVIGGYADGESFLGYVDMLGVAYEAPSLATGYGAYLAQPLLREVLEKQPVLSQTEARELVERCMRVLYYRDARSYNRFQIATVTEKGVEIEGPLSAETNWEIAHMISGFE